ATCTGCACCATTGTCCTGCCCACCACCTGCTATCGCTCTACTGGTGTGCCTGAGTCCGTGGCACTCAGATGGGTGCCCTCGTAGCCTCGCAGGTGAACCTGGTAGAAGTGCACAGAGCCCATTAGAGATTTTTGTTTAGCTTTCCAAAATGTTATTTCTCATTAATGGAACATGAAACAAAAGTCTAGAATAAGTATGCAATGAAACACATTCTTCAAGACAATGTTCCATAAATATCATCAATAATAAGGTATACTTAAACACTGCAACTGCAtgcacatgcacgcacgcacgcacgcatgtgcacacacacacacacacacacacacacacacacacacacacacacacacacacacacacacacacacacacacacacaaacacacacacacacaccaccagatGGTGCCAGGCAACTACTACAAGCTAAAGATTAAAATCAATGTTGCTGACTTAAACCTAGTGGGAGCTAGGCAATATAAATTTTTCCTAacagtaaaaagtaaaagaaattaaactgGATATAAGAGAATTCAGCTAAAATAGCTGAGAATAGATcagattttttattaatttaaagacacaagaaaaagaTTTATAATCACAGAACGGATAATCTGTAATCTAGTGAACAAGATGACCcatgtaaaagaaaagtaaggacagctaaggagaagaatggagagttgAAGGAGGTATGAGGTAACTTGTGCAAGGacaatatacagtaaaatccctctcatccggcattcgagtatccagcagcttcaagtatccggcacattttttcccgagccttaaaatcaataaaaaatcaatgtgtactcataaaatttattaaaattcccgcacgaggcatactttgtcccctcaccaccagagcacactgctttgcaccacccacggcccactgcattgtgtttactcagtgactcagtctggcgtgtgcactgtttatcgcctaacgccttcatcatgcctaaagttgtagaaaagaggaagcgtgttgtgcttacacttaagcagaaggtagacatttgttgACGATTAGAGAGaagtgaaagcagacagcaactaatggcggaatatggtgtgggctcatcaactatttgacattaaatcccaaacgaaaaagatgcgggattacatgaaagccactgacaccccaaaggcaacggaaaatcgtcacacactgcaTTATCAttgtggtgaaatgatggacaaagtgttatacgagtggttcagcttgaaaagatcagaaggagtcacaattacaggcccaatgctgcaactgtgtgttggtgagtgtgaggtggcatcGTGGGTGGCCACGCGCGACACGgcaatcagctgatctttgttatggtaagatgcatgagtgtagggtggtgattttttttttttttttttttttatgtaggagtgacactggccaagggcaacaaaaatccaataaaaaaaaatgcccactgaaatgtcagtcccataaaagggtcaaaacagtggtcaaaaattgatgaacaagtgtcttgaaacctccctcttgaaggaattcaagtcataggaaggtggaaatacaaaagcaggcagggagttccagagtttaccagagaaagggatgaatgattgagaatactggttaactcttgcgttagagaggtggacagaataggggtgagagaaagaagaaagtcttgtgcagcgaggccgtggaaggaatggaggcatgcagttagcaagatcagaagagcagttagcacgaaaatagcggtagaagacagctagatatgcaacattgcggcggtgagagagaggctgaagacagtcagttagaggagaggagttgatgagacgaaaagattttgattccaccctgtctagaagagcagtatgagtggaaccccccagacatgtgaagcatactccatacatggacggataaggcccctgtacagagttagcagctgggggcgtgagaaaaactggcggagacgtctcagaacgcctaacttcatagaagctgttttagctagagatgagatgtgaagtttccagttctgattataagtaaaggacagaccgaggatgttcagtgtagaagagggggacagttgagtgtcattgaagaagaggggatagttgtctgaaaggttgtgtcgagttgatagatggaggaattgaggttttgaggcattgaacaataccaagtttgctctgccccaatcagaaattttagaaagatcagaagtcaagcgttctgtggcttccctgcgtgatatgtttacctcatgaagggttggacgtctatgaaaagacgtggaaaagtgcagggtggtatcatcagcgtaggaatggataggacaagaagtttggtttagaagatcattaatgaataataagaagagagtgggtgacaggacagaaccttgaggaacaccactgttaatagattgtggacataatttcacttctattcaagtattcggcaatattcaagtatccggcatgtcggcggtcccgttgatgccagataagagggattttactgtacaattACAAGCCAAGTGAAAAgttttgagggaaaaaaataaataatcatttatttattatttattatttttccctcaaAAAGAATTAGCTGTCAAGAGTCATATATGAATACTaatcaagaaaattattaagatatattagagaaatgaaagaaaggaaaaaaggaacaggaagagaaaataacttCAAGAAAATTCTAGAGGAACAGCTGTAGGAATCTAACACAAAAATATCAGtcataaaggagaaagaaacactGGCTAGGGATACTGTGGACAAGAAAAGGACATAGTGATCTTTGGtgttaaggaagagaaaatccCTAACAAGtctgtaagaaaaaagaaactgaaacaaATAGCAGCTCAGGTTGTGGAACAAGttcaggaggaaggaagaaacactaAATGAGATAAGAGAAGTCCACAAAATTGAGTGATATgaagaaagtataaaaaaaataatcagaatCAAGTTTATATCCCAAActtagagaagagaagggagtgaggagcttTAATTACAGTATTCAATGATGAAGGGAGTGGAACAACCAAATAGAGAAGACATGTCTGGAATGAAAGGGTTACAGAAGAAAGCCGAAGAGGACCACTTGTGAGAGAGACATTAAGAAGCAATGTTTTCTCCACACAAGCATAAGTCAAGTATAATATAGGCAAGAAAGTGATCCATACAAGGAACATTAataactttaaggaaaagtttaTATTACTAGATATGTATACAACAATATCAACACAGATTTTTTCCTCTATGTAAGAcctaagtcacacacacacacacacacacacacacacacacacacacacacacacaaacatacactcaCCTGTATGTACATATTAACCTCATCTGCtcttgaaaggaaaggaaagttgcCTCCTGTCTTGAGGTGAGCCAGACGGGCATTTGGATAACACTTGTACATTTCCTCCTTTACAGACTGGGACAAGGCAGACTCATCAAAAACATCAACAAGTGTCACCTCCATCtgataacatacacacacacacatctaattattacacagggaaaaaaaaacaatgtcaagtcaaaaaaaaaggaaaggaaatattatGCACTTCTCATAGGTTATTTATGTCCTATGCCAACATTCACCATGAGCAGGAGCAGCTGAGATAAGGCATACTGGCACACAATCAGGCCTACAAGCATTGTCTCATATCTTAGCCTTAGCAATAATACTGAGGTCAGTTACTCAGCATATCCATTACCTTCCCACATCAGAGGCCAACAGCTATGCCATAACAAACTTATCTCCTTTCCTGCATCTGGCCTGATTGGTTAATCAGACCATAAGTGGACAATCCTCCCACTAAGACCCTTAAGGCCTTGTCACTATTTATGTATTCAGGATTCCtcttcattcatctatcacctCCTACAGCTCTTCCCTGTTCTCCAGGCATCTCTCTGGCATCTAAACTTCTCTTCACATTGTCCATCCATCCCATTCATGGTCAATCACATCTAATCATCTTCATCAATAGgcctttcatcttctctctatGTCCACACCCACATAAAACTTCCTGCTCTAAAAAATATGCCTTATAATCAGTAtgtaaattactttttttttttaaattcaagTTACAGGAAAAGGGCAAATGTCATTAAGGCTGACTTTAGGtgatataatgaaataatataaaCACAAAATGAGTGAAGGCAAAGTAAAAAGAGAGTTCATATGTAAGAATATCACAAGAAAGGAAATGGTGCATAATTATGCATCTATTGAGAAGTTCACAGGATTGTTTTAAGGTTGCATTTCATTCTCTTAAGCATTAAAATGAAATTCTgaatcattctctctttcttaagaTGATATACAGTGCATATGAGAAACAGCAAGTTAAAACACAAAAAGCATTAACAGAAAGAAGATGCTATCAGAAAACTTTCAAACAAAGTCTACTGAAGACATCAGAATAAGATAAAGATGTAGTGGAGGAGCATAGCAGATGAAGGTTACAAAAGCATGACATGATAAAAGAATTACCTCTACTTTCTGGGGCTGAACATAGTCTGGAGAACAGTTGAGGGTGAGTCTTGAAGCTAACTCACTCTGAGTTAAACATTCCAACTGTAAGCaaaaaatcaagacaaaatTATAATTTCCATAATAACAGAAAGTAAAAACATCTTGATGTAAATGCTTCTATATAGTACCTCTTGTTATCAACTAGTATATGCACTGTCATCACCCCCACAGTAACAGGTCACTCTGACCCTGGTCACTCCAACCTCTCACCCTGCTCACTCCAGCCTCCCATCCAAGTCATTCCAGCCTAACAGTTTCAGCCAAaatttataatatttattttataatgcatatatttttaaatgtaaactaaaattacaaaaaaaaaaaaaaaattatatatatatatatatatatatatatatatatatatatatatatatatatatatatatatatatatatatatatatatatatatatatatatatatatatatatatatatatatatatatatatatatatatatatatatatatatatatatatatatatatatatgtgtgtgtgtgtgtgtgtgtgtgtgtgtgtgtgtgtgtgtgtgtgtgtgtgtgtgtgtgtgtgtgtgtgtgtgtgtgtgtgtgtgtgtgtgtgtgtgtgtgtgtgtgtgtgtgtgtgtgtgtgtgtgtgtgtgtgtgtgtgtgtgtgtgtgtgtgtgtgtgtggtaggtatgtttcatgcagggactgccacatgtagacctGACACCTCcatgtagcttcccttattttttattcacttaaGAAATAAGCTGACAAAAATCAGATATAATATAGATAGAATGTATGGTATGTAGTTACtatagagaaataaggaaattacTGACATTTTAAGTAATTTATGGGTAAGTTATTCTGATAGGTAAGAAACCAGGATCTGTATTGCAGTGCTTTTGGCTTTCAtaaagaactattttcaaaagccacaaagaTGTTTAGTTGTGTTctaatgaatttttttccaCTGATAGTGCAAAATCCTATGTAGATTATTactataatcatgaaaacattcttgaaaactccATCAATTTCAACTAAACCTATTATATAAAGTCAAGATAAGGCTCTGAAATTTTTGAAAATATAATCCAGTGGCTGAATGAGCCCATAGGTGTTCCAAAGATTACAGCACCAAGGATTTGCAACATGGTATCTGCATACTGAGGCTGGAGTAGCCAGGGCAGGAGGCAGGAGTGACTACGATCTGAATGACTAGGGACTAGACGGGATAGAAACCACTCTGACCATCCACTATCCACTCTTAACACTGCAATTGCTAAAAGTAACTAATTTCACAGCCTCAACCACAGACCTTTGACTAGAGAATGGGTGAAGCAAAAGTTACCTTTGTAGTAAGGAGTAGAAGGCTGGAGGGTCCACCACTAGATACACTAAAGAATGGAATGAAGTTATAAAATCTCTTCATCTTGAAAAAGAAACTGCACTTAACTCTTTCCACAGAGGTAGAAGGATTTCAAAGGAAATCTTTCCACATATGTATGACATACATATATGGTGAGATTATCTTTAAAAATTTGATGAAGAGGAAACAGCATGAGTAGAGTAAGGCTAAGATGTATATTAACCCAGTTGTAAAATACAGGGACCGAGCTATGCTTGTCTAGCACAAACTGAGGCATAGTAGTTTTATGATAAGACAAGGTTCGTGGAGTACAAAGACAACATAGTGGAATTTCTGAGTATAAACTGAAAAAACTTTGTCAAGTTGATACTGAATACTCACTCTTTCCACCATGAAGTCTATGGAGTCAGCAATATGGGGGTCCATCAATTTTCTGGGAAACCGTCCAATAATCATTTTCTTGAGCAGAGTTGAAGGCAACATCCAAAATCTGTGGAAATTATtcggaatgagagaaaaaaaaatcagataaaaaatcaataaaatcaataaaaataaataagtaaaataaagcagcatgcatgcaaaacaaagtGAGCTATGACAGTAAAGAGATAATACTCATGTGCAATGAAGtaagttattattataataattttgTTATCAATTCCATTAAACAAACATATAATTAGAAATTAATTGTACACAAACCAAGGTTGGCTATACTCAAAGTTTAATTAAATAGCTTCAAAGTTTAATTACATGGTCACAACACTGtaaaagataagataaggaaAGCATTGCAGCACAGCAAAGATTACTTGCTGTAACTTGGATTGCACAAACATATGACAGACATGGTTAATGATGAATGTCTGCTTGCTAAGTAATGTATTGATAAACTGAACATATAAAGTACATAAGCTAATAACAGAAGGAACTCCAGAGAATTAAGAGTGTAAACCATTCCAGCTTTAAGTCTTATGCAGCAACATTTGATAAAGTAAATGGAGAAGCCATTATAAATGTtactttttaatattatttatggCATGTAGCTGTTACAAAACTTCCAGGCTGTTACTGAAATGCAATATATCATAAATGTATTATTGCAGTTTGTCATGCTATGGAAATAAAAGGACCTGCTGATTTTAACATACAATAGAGAAAATACAATGATGAATCCACAAAGTCACTTCAAATAAAGAACGAATGAATATACTGAATAGGGCACATGATGAACACCACACCTCTGGCATTGCTACCTCCTCATTGACAAACCACACCTCAACACAACTTCAATAAACAATGCAGAAGAGTAAAACCCCACTCATAACTTACACTGAAGATGAGTCTGTATAGTTGAAGATCTTTGTATCAATGAAGGAATTACACAGAATGAGTGAGGCAACCCGGGAAGAATTTGAGGTCAGCTCAGCAAACTTCTGGGCCAAAAACCCTCCAAGTGAAGCCTGAAAACATACTGATATCAAGATGAAGCAACAAGGCAaacacttctttcttctctcctgccctccttTTATATTACAATCTTCCTCTAAACATGCAACATAAAagataatcattcagaagttttaaaaaatatgaaatatgcAAGAAGACTCTTGATGAGTTATGAACTCTAATCATACACACTAAATACAACACAGTTTATAAtacaataagagaaaaatgaaaattctcTTAATCTATTCTTGTTATGAGTTAATGTGGTTTCATTATGTTGGTAAATTAAAATGTACAGTACAAGATGTGCAATGATGTAATTGTGATGCATCATTATGGAGTAATTGAGATGCACTAA
This genomic window from Scylla paramamosain isolate STU-SP2022 chromosome 33, ASM3559412v1, whole genome shotgun sequence contains:
- the LOC135089640 gene encoding maspardin-like isoform X2, whose product is MEFESDLSCTLEYKSFRSTVPLKQIVVDSDGLKVWKVYEAGPKGVRCPLVCLPPVIGTADCFYRQVLSLTARGYRVISVEYPVYWSVMEWCEGFKHLLDRLDVDRAHILGASLGGFLAQKFAELTSNSSRVASLILCNSFIDTKIFNYTDSSSVFWMLPSTLLKKMIIGRFPRKLMDPHIADSIDFMVERLECLTQSELASRLTLNCSPDYVQPQKVEMEVTLVDVFDESALSQSVKEEMYKCYPNARLAHLKTGGNFPFLSRADEVNMYIQVHLRGYEGTHLSATDSGTPVER
- the LOC135089640 gene encoding maspardin-like isoform X3, coding for MVQAGVQHVSVSERGGYRCGPPVLCGERVCLHSMEFESDLSCTLEYKSFRSTVPLKQIVVDSDGLKVWKVYEAGPKGVRCPLVCLPPVIGTADCFYRQVLSLTARGYRVISVEYPVYWSVMEWCEGFKHLLDRLDVDRAHILGASLGGFLAQKFAELTSNSSRVASLILCNSFIDTKIFNYTDSSSVFWMLPSTLLKKMIIGRFPRKLMDPHIADSIDFMVERLECLTQSELASRLTLNCSPDYVQPQKVEMEVTLVDVFDESALSQSVKEEMYKCYPNARLAHLKTGGNFPFLSRADEVNMYIQVHLRGYEGTHLSATDSGTPVER
- the LOC135089640 gene encoding maspardin-like isoform X1 — protein: MDDYNLVTVQHVISRAFEKDTGCGSYFVCLGWVCLHSMEFESDLSCTLEYKSFRSTVPLKQIVVDSDGLKVWKVYEAGPKGVRCPLVCLPPVIGTADCFYRQVLSLTARGYRVISVEYPVYWSVMEWCEGFKHLLDRLDVDRAHILGASLGGFLAQKFAELTSNSSRVASLILCNSFIDTKIFNYTDSSSVFWMLPSTLLKKMIIGRFPRKLMDPHIADSIDFMVERLECLTQSELASRLTLNCSPDYVQPQKVEMEVTLVDVFDESALSQSVKEEMYKCYPNARLAHLKTGGNFPFLSRADEVNMYIQVHLRGYEGTHLSATDSGTPVER